Genomic segment of Oceanimonas sp. GK1:
AATCCTTCAGGGCCCGGACAAACTGCTCCAGCAGCACCATGCTCTTGATGGTATCCCGCTCGGTGATTTCAAACACCACCCGCTCCGGGCAAATACCGTAGCCGGCCACCAGGGCCCGCACCCGGGTGAGGAAGTCCCCCACCAGCACCGCCCGGGGCGACAGATTGATAAACACCAGGCCGTTAAAACCGGTGTCCCGCACCTGGGCAAAGGCCTTTTCCATCACGATGTAGTCGAGCAGGTGCACCTTGCCCATGGCCTCGGCAATCTCGATAAACTCGCCGGCGTTCATCAGGGTGTCGTCGGCCAGGCGAATACGGCTCAGCACCTCCACCGCCATGGGAGCGCCCTCCGCCAGGGGAAGAATGGGCTGAAACACCGGCAGCAGGGTGCGCTGCTCTATGGCCTGCACCACCAGCTGGGTTTTTTCGCTCATGTCCCGAAAAATGTCGGCCACATCCTGCTCACCGGGCAGGCAGACCCGGTTCTTGCCCTGGCTCTTGGCCCGGTACATAAGGTTGTCGACAAACATAAACAGTTCCTTGGCGTTGTCCGCATGGTCGGGGTAAATACCCACGCCCACCGAGCAGGTTACTCGGATCTGGCCGCCATCGTGCTCCATGCCAAAGCCGTCCACCGCCGCCAGAATGCGCTCGCTGACGTCCCGGGCCCGCTCCATGCCAGCCTCGGTGAGCACAATCACGAACTCGTCGCCGCCGTAACGGGCCAGCACGTCACCATTGCCCAGCTGGCTCTTCAACAGTATCGACAGCTCGGTCAGCAGACGATCGCCGCAGGCATGGCCGTAGCCGTCGTTGACCGACTTGAAGTTGTCGAGATCAAGCAGCAGCATGGCCACCGAATAGTCGTGCCGGCGGCTGCGGTCCAGCTCATAGTCGAGCAGTTCCCACAGCATGCGCTGGTTATAGAGGTTGGTGAGGGGATCCCGGGTGGCGTAGTACTCCAGATCCCGAGTGTACTTGTAGATGGCCTTGACCGAGCCCACCACATTCAGCAGGGTGGACAGAATGCTCTCCAGCACCAGCACCTTGGTCTTGTCCTTGACGATGTCGGCCTGCACCCCGATGCCGACAATGCCGCCGATCTTGGGCGCCTCCACCAGCAACGACTTGGTCTGCAGTTCGATGTCCTGTTCGGCCAGCTCCACCCTGTGGGCCTCATCCTTGTTGACCACGTTGTGATTGAGGGTGAACTCGCCGTGACTGAAGGGGGTATCGCCACTGCGCAGCCGGGCCAGCACCGCCTGCTCCATCATGACCCGGGTGGCGGTGGTGGGGGTATAGAGCCAGAAAATTTCCAGATCAAACAGCTCGTCGTCCACCTTGAAAATGGAAAACATGGTGTAGATGTCGAGCACCTGGTTGATGTCGAGCATCAGCACATTGACGTATTCCCGCCAGTCGCGCACCACTTCCGAGGTGATCACGAATTTTTCCAGCAGCCGGATCTCGAATTCCAGCAGATCCTTGTCCACGGCAATATTGCGCAGCTTGTCGGCCAGCTGCTCCACTTGGCCAAAGATAGAGTTCATCTCACTGAAGCGGAACTGCCGCCGCTCACTGCCCACCCGCGACAAATCCGACAGGCTTTCCACCTGGGCGATGCTGCGGGACAGGTGCTGCACCGAGTCATTGATGTGCAGGCTGACCCGGCGCACCGCCCAGAAGGCAAACAGCAGGGGCAGCGGCGACAGCAGCAGCAGGTAGTAAAGCAGGTTGCGGTTGGCCATGCGCAGCTGGGCCGACAAGTCCTGCTCCACGGAGATCACCCCCAGGGTGTCTCCCGGGCTGGCATTGGCATGGCAGGCCAGGCACTCCTGGCGCGCCTTGAGCGGGTAGAGGTAGCGCAGGTGTTCACCCCTGTCCAGGGCGGCAATGTCACCACTGGCAACGGCCTGCAGCAGGGCCTCGTCCGGCGGCTGCTGGGTAATGGCACCAAAGCGCTCGCTCACCAGCTCGCCCCGGTAGAGGCCGATATGAAAGCCGTCGCCGCGATTGCCGTTTTCCAGTTGCAGCAAAAAGGTTTCCAGCTGGGCGCGGCTCCAGCCCTGGCTCATGATGGCGTACATGGAGTTGAAGGTGGTCTGGGCCACCGAATCCGCCACCTGACGGGCACTTTCCCGCACGCTGCTCTGGTAGGCCTGATTGGCGACCAGCAGCAGCAACAGAAAGCCGATAACGGAAAACTGCAGGGTACGGTTAAGCAGGTACCGCCGAATGGTGGTCGGATTGTCGACCATAATATGGAACTCTCCCTGTTTCCAAAGCGGCGATTATATGTGAGGGGGGCATGGGGCGCATTGCCAACCCTTGGATTGTTTGACTCAAATCAACATCAGCCGGAAAATGCCGCCGGCATCAGCAACACTGCCAGCAGCAAGGCCGCGCCCACCACTGGATAGATCAGGTAGCCGTCGTTGCTGCGCCGGGCCTGCAAAAACAGCAGCCGGCCCATCACCCACTGATAACCCAGCAGCAGCAGGCTGACCAGGGCAAACTCCCCCAGTCCCAGCCAGGAGGCGCGCAGGGCGTAGCCGGCCAGCAGCAGCGGCTGCAGCACGATAAGGTAGAGGGTCAGTTTGTGCAGCTGGCGCCCGAGGCGCGAGCAACGCCCTTGAGGGTGGCGCATAAGGCCTCCTTTGCTCCGTCTTCCGCCCTATAAAACGGCCGCCAGGCGAACAAAGTAAAACCGGGTACGCTATTTGCTACGCCTGTGCCATGAGAACCCTATTTTTCCTGTTGGCGCTGGGGCTATGGGCGCCGCCCGCCTTGGCCTTTTCCTTTGACGAGGGGCTGTACGCCCGCCCCGAGGTCAAGCGTGAGCTCGACTACCTGCGCCGCCATCCGGCCTACCTGGAGCGCAGCCGCGCCCGGGCGGAACCCTGGCTTCCGCACCTGCTGCCGCTGCTGCGCGCCCGGGGCCTGCCTGCCCGCCTGCTCTGGCTGCCGGTGGTGGAAAGCGCCTGGCTGCCCGGGGCCCTGTCGCCCGCCGGCGCCGCCGGGCTGTGGCAGCTGATGCCAGCCACCGCCGCACGCTTTGGCATTCTGGTCGCTGACAATTACGACGGCCGGCTGGCCCCGCTCAGCGCCAGCCGGGCGGCGCTCACCTACCTGGCCTGGCTGCATGACTATTTCGACGGCGACTGGCTGCTGGCCCTGGCCGCCTACAACGCCGGGGAAGGTCGGGTGCGCCGGGCCATGCAACGCAGCGGCAGCCGGGATTTCTGGCAGTTGCCGCTGCCCAAGGAAACCCGCCGCTACGTGCCCCGCTTTCTGGCGGTGCAGAAGCTGCTGGGGCAACCGGCCGCCGGTCGCGCAGTACTGACCGAGCACAGGGTGAAAGGGCCCCTGTCACTGTCCGCCCTGGCCAGCCGGCTGGGCGTCACGGTCACGGAGCTGAAGGCCCAGAACCTGGCCCTGAAGGGAAACTGGCTGCCGGCGGAGCACGAGGTGTCAGTCCTGCTCCCCGCGACCGGTCATCGCCGGGCACAGCGGCTGGTGACCATCAGCGCCCAGCCGCTGTTTACGGAACAGGCCGCCGGGCTGGACTTGTCCGGCGCCGGCGGCCTGTTTGGGGAAGTGGGCGCCGTCTTCAGACGGGAAGCGCCACCGGGCTGGCGCCCTTACTGAATGATCGCCACCGGTGGCGCGTCGGCGGCCAGGCGGGCACTTTGCTGCTGCTTGTTGAAAATACCCTCGGGCAGCCCCGCCTCAAACAACGCCTGCAGCAACTGCTCCGCCTGCCGGCTCAGCAGCAGCAGCTCCACCCGGCGGTTGTTGCCCGAGGTGGGATTGTCCCGGTCAAAGGGCGCCTGATCGGCCATGGCCACCACCTGCAGCACCCGCTCCCGGGGCACCCCGGCCAGCTCCAGCAACTGACGCACGTTCTGGGCCCGGGCGCCGGACAGGTCCCAGTTGGAATAATGCTGGCTGGCATAACGCACCGCATCGGTATGGCCGGAGATCACCAGGCGGTTTTCCACCTTCTCGAACACCGGCGCCAGGGTGTGCAGCAGCCGCTCGAACTCTTTTTCCATGCGGGCACTGCCCCGGGTGAACATGGGCCTGTCGCCCTGATCGTGAATGCGAATGCGCAGGCCCTCGGGCACCACATCCAGCTCCAGGTTGTTTTCCATGCCCTGGCGCTCGG
This window contains:
- a CDS encoding OmpA family protein gives rise to the protein MRDHGTIIVKRKSRHKGEGSHGGAWKVAFADFALAMMALFMVLWILAVSSEQERETVSSQLRDYSVFDGSTSPYLLGGTPFPVDMQGQPLAQIPGQATALQDISLATEPLQSPAELRPGRVESEQDKRRLAVLIGELAERQGMENNLELDVVPEGLRIRIHDQGDRPMFTRGSARMEKEFERLLHTLAPVFEKVENRLVISGHTDAVRYASQHYSNWDLSGARAQNVRQLLELAGVPRERVLQVVAMADQAPFDRDNPTSGNNRRVELLLLSRQAEQLLQALFEAGLPEGIFNKQQQSARLAADAPPVAIIQ
- a CDS encoding lytic transglycosylase domain-containing protein, whose protein sequence is MRTLFFLLALGLWAPPALAFSFDEGLYARPEVKRELDYLRRHPAYLERSRARAEPWLPHLLPLLRARGLPARLLWLPVVESAWLPGALSPAGAAGLWQLMPATAARFGILVADNYDGRLAPLSASRAALTYLAWLHDYFDGDWLLALAAYNAGEGRVRRAMQRSGSRDFWQLPLPKETRRYVPRFLAVQKLLGQPAAGRAVLTEHRVKGPLSLSALASRLGVTVTELKAQNLALKGNWLPAEHEVSVLLPATGHRRAQRLVTISAQPLFTEQAAGLDLSGAGGLFGEVGAVFRREAPPGWRPY
- a CDS encoding bifunctional diguanylate cyclase/phosphodiesterase, translated to MVDNPTTIRRYLLNRTLQFSVIGFLLLLLVANQAYQSSVRESARQVADSVAQTTFNSMYAIMSQGWSRAQLETFLLQLENGNRGDGFHIGLYRGELVSERFGAITQQPPDEALLQAVASGDIAALDRGEHLRYLYPLKARQECLACHANASPGDTLGVISVEQDLSAQLRMANRNLLYYLLLLSPLPLLFAFWAVRRVSLHINDSVQHLSRSIAQVESLSDLSRVGSERRQFRFSEMNSIFGQVEQLADKLRNIAVDKDLLEFEIRLLEKFVITSEVVRDWREYVNVLMLDINQVLDIYTMFSIFKVDDELFDLEIFWLYTPTTATRVMMEQAVLARLRSGDTPFSHGEFTLNHNVVNKDEAHRVELAEQDIELQTKSLLVEAPKIGGIVGIGVQADIVKDKTKVLVLESILSTLLNVVGSVKAIYKYTRDLEYYATRDPLTNLYNQRMLWELLDYELDRSRRHDYSVAMLLLDLDNFKSVNDGYGHACGDRLLTELSILLKSQLGNGDVLARYGGDEFVIVLTEAGMERARDVSERILAAVDGFGMEHDGGQIRVTCSVGVGIYPDHADNAKELFMFVDNLMYRAKSQGKNRVCLPGEQDVADIFRDMSEKTQLVVQAIEQRTLLPVFQPILPLAEGAPMAVEVLSRIRLADDTLMNAGEFIEIAEAMGKVHLLDYIVMEKAFAQVRDTGFNGLVFINLSPRAVLVGDFLTRVRALVAGYGICPERVVFEITERDTIKSMVLLEQFVRALKDSGFLLAIDDFGSGFSSFHYLKHLPIDFVKIEGEFIANMAHDSRDLAFVSSITQLARQLGVKTVAEYVENEAVLDMVRATGIDHAQGFHMGRPHPQLSTWME